The DNA window TTGATGCCGCATCCACGCGGCCATCGCTGGCTGATAGAACAGAACTCACGATTTCGCTTGTCCTCTCAGCTCACAAAAAAATAGGGCCACCCGCAAGCGGATGGCCCTCGTGAGATGCTTTCATTCAACGGCAGAAAATAATACTCCATGGCCATGGATAGGGACATGGTTCGGGTACAGGAGTTGGCGTCGGCGTTGGCGTCGGCGTCGGCGTCGGTGTCGGTGTCGGTGTCGGTGTCGGTGTCGGCGTCGGTGTCGGTGTCGGTGTCGGTGTCGGTGTCGGTGTTGGTGTTGGTGTGGGGTTAGGATTCGGCGTATTTCCATCCGGATCTGTGAACAGGAAAACATTCGGCGAATTACGGCCAGGGTTGGTCACCACGTTCGTCGTCGCATTCTCCAGAATCTCATTCGTCATCTCTGCAGGCGTGGCGTCGGGGTTTGTTTCCAGATAAAGAGCCACAGCACCCGCCACATGAGGACTGGCCATCGAAGTCCCGCTGATGGTATTCGTAGCCGCATCCCCGGTCGACCAGGAACTCGTGATGCCATCACCCGGCGCAAAAATGTCCACGCAGGTTCCAAAGTTCGAGAACGAAGCGCGGGCATCCGTCTTGGTCGTGGCTCCGACCGTGATAGCCTCTTTCACACCGGCCGGCGAAGAACGGCAGGCGTCGGCATTTTCATTGCCCGCGGCGACAACGAAGACAACACCCGCGTCAATGGCTTTTCTTACCGCCTGGTCGAGCGACGTGGACACGCCGCCGCCCAAAGACATGTTGGCAACAGCGGGGAATTTGGCATTTTTCGCCACCCATTCAATACCGGCAATCACATCCGCGTTGGTTCCGCTGCCATCACAGCCAAGAACACGGACAGGATGCAGCGTAACATTCTTCGCCACGCCATAGGTCGTGCCGCCGACAGTTCCGGCGACGTGCGTTCCATGTCCATTGCAGTCTTCAGTACCGCGACCGTCCTGAGGCGCGCCGAAGCCGTTGCCCATGCGCCCGGAAAATTCCTTGTGCGTGCTGCGAATGCCGGTGTCGATAATATAGGCATGAACGCCGGTGCCGGTCGTTCCATACTCATAAACGCTGTCCCGCCCACTGCGCGCATCAATGCGATCAAGACCCCAGGTAGCGTTGGCCTGCGAAGCGCTCGCATGAACATACTGGTTGGGCTCGACCCAGTCGACATCAGGATCATTGAGGATGTCCTGCAGCTGCCGGGAATCCGCTTTCACATGCGCCGCGTGAATCAGGCTGCCGAATCTTTGCAAAACTTTCACACCATAGTTCTGTTGGATGCGCTGGGATTTTTGCAGGATCAGGCGCGGGTTGATCGAACGAGCCGAAAAGCTGTCATCCTCGCCTTTGAAATGCACGATGTATTGGTTCGGTACGACCTTGCCGTTCTTGGACGGTATGAATTCCGCGGCCTGCCCCGACCCAGCTCCGGCGATGAGCAAAATGCTCCCGATCAAGCGCATCTTCATGCGTGTGCCTCCAACTTTATTTTGAATAGTGCAAACTCCTCCCATCATAGTTGCAAGGGAGGGGTCTTGGTCAAGTGGCCAACCTTCAGTATTTTTCATGGTGCGTGATTCAGTTCTTCACCTTGAAGAAGCAAATCATTCGCTGTGACGAAACACTCAGGTTTGCGGATAGCTGAAGATGATGTCGACCATGCGATCTTTTTTGCCTTGAATGGGAATGGTGCAGGGGCCGGTAAACTGGCGAATACGAGGCTTTGCGCCGCTCGTATAATGAAATTCCATTCGAGGCGCGAGCGTTCGAATGATCAGGCTCGTCGGCTGCAGGGCAAAGATTTCGCGATCCTCGCCGTCGACCTTCCTTTTGTTTTTATAAACGATCTGAAAGCCGAGAGCTTCGAAGCGGGAGGGTAAAACCAGCTCGAATTTCAGGGGTTTGCCTTGACGCAAAGACTCCCAGTTGCGCAGGATCAGGTTATTGAAGACTTTGCCGTGATAAGCATTCGCCTCCCAGGTGAGTGTTCCATCTTTGTAGGTCTGAGTGGAATCAGGGCGATATTTTATTTTCATCGTATCACCCTGGGTCACGAGATCGGTTTCCTCGCCCGTGACAGGGTTTTTAAAACGATAAGAATCGACGCGCAGACTCTGGTTCTGGTAAACGACATTTTCGTACTGAACCTCGGTTTTCTTCAGGTCGTAGTACCAGGTCTCTTTCCGCGTCACAGGGCCTTCGGCGGTGATGGTCTCGGTGCCGGCGAAAAAAAGCTCGCGATTGTCTGGATCGCGGACTTCGAAGTCGATGCGTTTGACGTCTTCCATTTCGTAGGCATGAAGAATTCCGGGCACAAAGAGAGTGAGTGCCAGGGAAACAGCACGAAACATCGGAGCCCCTTTCCTATCCATTGATGGATTATGGTAGAGGGGGTTGATGATGTTCGTCAACACAGAGAAGCGGGCCAGAGGCTAAGCCTTTGGCCCGTATGACGATGACATGGGCTGTGGGATTCCCATTTTCGAACAGAAGATACCGTTCAGTAGCACTTCTGATAGATCAGGCGGAAGGCGACGCGATCCAGCGATCCCTTGGACTGGCTTGCATAGCGGCCGCTGTTTCCTTTGGGGGAGACGCGGACAGCGGTATTCAAGGTCAGGGTGCGGCTTTCGTTGCAATCGCTCCATACCAGATTCGAGCCACCGAGCGTACGGTCGAAGTTATAGTTCTGCTGGTTCCAGACCGGACCAAGGACTTCGGAGTCCGACGAGAAGGTTTTGGCCTCAGCCTGGAAATTCCCGTCGAAGGAGGCCACGAACTGATCGTTCGGCGCCAGCTGATAGCTGCCCCAGGAAACCACGCGTTCCACCGCATAGCGATAGCCGGGAGCGTCGACGTCCACGACGATCGCACAGTTTTTGCGGCTCTCTTCCAAACTGATGCCCGTACCCTTGACGACTTTGATGGGGTAAGCCTGGTTCAGTTCCACAGTCAGCCATTGACCATCAAAGCCATAAGGGATGGTCTTGCCTTCCTGCACCGGGCAGCCGCTGCCGTTGGTGGAGACGATGTTAAGACGTGCCTCGGTTGCCAGAGCCAAAGAAGAGAAAGTGAAGGTTGCGAGAGCTGCAAAAAATTTCGATTTCATGTGTGATCTCCTGAGCAATGTTCCTGAAATGAGTTTTATCGCAGCAAAGTCAGAAACGGAAGACGCTCACAGTACAAAGTGTTCTGTGAGCAAAGTTCGCAGAACAGAGGGTTCTGCCCAGTGCGGTGACTGCTGGTCAGTAAAGAGTGTGCGTAAGGTGTTGATGTGAAAGTGAATCTTTCAAAAAATCGGGAATTTGCTAAAGCTTTGTCCGGGATTTGCCGATAGCCAGGTTTCCAAGGTAAGAATTCGAAAGCTGGGAAAAAGCTCCCGATTTCTTTGCTTTTATGATGACAGGGCCTGGAATCTGCCAGGCGACGTCCGGGCGGAGCCCGATGGGAGAGCACCATGCAATCTGTAACTCAGAAGCTATTCAAGATATCCCTGGCTCTGTGCCTGTCCTGCCACGCACGGGTGGGTATAGGTCAGGAGGAGTGGACGCCCGAACGCGTTCTGCGTCTGCCGACTTCGGACGAGACCTTTAATCTGAGTGAGTTCGTCCAGACTCTGAAGACCGTGCCTGAACAAGCCCGTCATGAATGGGTCTATGAAGCCCTGGCCGCCGGATATATGCCGAGCTTTCTGCGCCAGCTCAAGCGCGTGCGGTCGCGTCATGCAGGTCACGAGCTGAGTTTTTGGGTCATGCCCGATTACCTGTCCGTCGGTGATAATGACAACTATCTGCATGTGCCCGTCAATGGTCGCGATGCCCTGGCCCTGGCCCAAGACTGGGGCATGTATCTTCCCACCCGGAAAATGGTGGATCTCATCTATCGTCAGGCGGGAATGCTGCTGCCGTCGGTGCCTGTGAACATGAATGAAGCCGCGGATCCCATCCGACTGTGGCTTGATCATGAAGAACGATTGGAACCCGAACTTCAGCGTTACGCTGTGCGGTCGGGTTGGATACAGGCGGGGCATAAAAAGGACCTCGTAATGAGTCCCTTGCTGGTGAAGCATCCCGATCGCGCGGCCATCTATGGCTGGCAGGGAACGGATGGCCAGATCCTGCAGAAGCTCGCGCCT is part of the Oligoflexus sp. genome and encodes:
- a CDS encoding S8 family peptidase — protein: MKMRLIGSILLIAGAGSGQAAEFIPSKNGKVVPNQYIVHFKGEDDSFSARSINPRLILQKSQRIQQNYGVKVLQRFGSLIHAAHVKADSRQLQDILNDPDVDWVEPNQYVHASASQANATWGLDRIDARSGRDSVYEYGTTGTGVHAYIIDTGIRSTHKEFSGRMGNGFGAPQDGRGTEDCNGHGTHVAGTVGGTTYGVAKNVTLHPVRVLGCDGSGTNADVIAGIEWVAKNAKFPAVANMSLGGGVSTSLDQAVRKAIDAGVVFVVAAGNENADACRSSPAGVKEAITVGATTKTDARASFSNFGTCVDIFAPGDGITSSWSTGDAATNTISGTSMASPHVAGAVALYLETNPDATPAEMTNEILENATTNVVTNPGRNSPNVFLFTDPDGNTPNPNPTPTPTPTPTPTPTPTPTPTPTPTPTPTPTPTPTPTPTPTPVPEPCPYPWPWSIIFCR
- a CDS encoding DUF4360 domain-containing protein; translated protein: MKSKFFAALATFTFSSLALATEARLNIVSTNGSGCPVQEGKTIPYGFDGQWLTVELNQAYPIKVVKGTGISLEESRKNCAIVVDVDAPGYRYAVERVVSWGSYQLAPNDQFVASFDGNFQAEAKTFSSDSEVLGPVWNQQNYNFDRTLGGSNLVWSDCNESRTLTLNTAVRVSPKGNSGRYASQSKGSLDRVAFRLIYQKCY